A window of the Lolium perenne isolate Kyuss_39 chromosome 7, Kyuss_2.0, whole genome shotgun sequence genome harbors these coding sequences:
- the LOC127314787 gene encoding transcription factor MYB26 — MGHHSCCNQQKVKRGLWSPEEDEKLVRYITTHGYGCWSEVPEKAGLQRCGKSCRLRWINYLRPDIRRGRFTPEEEKLIISLHAIVGNRWAHIASHLPGRTDNEIKNYWNSWIKKKIRKTPAPVANVTTTSSTTTATSTSPTNNGLAPCSGSTATSDVHRRRMQHPTFSCTVAADHLQLDAIIGVHQQNSLTLPVSGGADQDSPPGIAHHCPLFMFDTGICPPFASPTAQQHPFIASFTAAMAEADAPGCYHLPPLVDGMGAMGMGMEAMDDHCGGGMGNGCYGDEQRQQRRRPELEEEEGEQLGQHEQWDEEQLLMWDDQEVLTPSNMEAMQSGAHHSLLFMGPNA; from the exons ATGGGGCACCATTCCTGCTGCAACCAGCAGAAGGTGAAGAGGGGCCTCTGGTCTCCTGAGGAGGATGAGAAGCTCGTCAGGTACATCACCACCCATGGCTATGGCTGCTGGAGCGAGGTCCCCGAGAAAGCCG GATTGCAGCGGTGTGGGAAGAGCTGCCGGCTGCGGTGGATCAACTACTTGAGGCCGGACATCCGACGAGGGCGGTTCACACCGGAGGAGGAGAAGCTCATCATCAGCCTACACGCCATTGTTGGCAACAG GTGGGCCCACATTGCCAGCCACCTGCCTGGCCGGACCGACAACGAGATCAAGAACTACTGGAATTCGTGGATCAAGAAGAAGATACGCAAGACTCCGGCGCCGGTGGCGAACGTGACCACAACCTCGTCCACAACGACGGCGACGTCGACGAGTCCCACTAACAACGGCCTTGCTCCTTGCAGCGGCAGCACGGCGACGTCGGACGTCCACCGCCGCCGCATGCAGCATCCGACGTTCAGTTGTACCGTGGCGGCGGACCACCTGCAGCTCGACGCCATCATCGGCGTCCACCAGCAGAATAGCCTAACTCTGCCGGTCTCCGGCGGAGCCGATCAGGACTCGCCGCCGGGGATTGCGCATCACTGTCCACTCTTCATGTTCGACACCGGCATCTGCCCGCCGTTCGCGTCCCCCACGGCGCAGCAGCACCCGTTCATCGCCAgcttcacggcggcgatggcggaAGCGGACGCGCCGGGCTGCTACCATCTGCCTCCCCTGGTGGACGGCATGGGTGCCATGGGAATGGGCATGGAAGCCATGGACGATCACTGCGGAGGCGGCATGGGCAATGGGTGCTACGGCGATGAGCAGAGGCAGCAAAGGCGGcggccggagctggaggaggaggaaggggagcAGCTAGGGCAGCATGAGCAGTGGGACGAGGAGCAGCTGCTGATGTGGGATGACCAAGAAGTACTAACACCGTCCAACATGGAGGCCATGCAAAGTGGTGCACATCACTCCCTCCTTTTTATGGGACCAAATGCATGA